The following coding sequences are from one Lysinibacillus sp. FSL W8-0992 window:
- the rpmG gene encoding 50S ribosomal protein L33, with the protein MRVQIILACTETGDKNYITSKNKRNNPERLELKKYSPRLKRVTLHRETK; encoded by the coding sequence ATGCGTGTTCAAATTATTTTAGCCTGTACAGAAACTGGAGATAAAAACTACATTACTTCAAAAAACAAACGAAATAATCCAGAAAGACTGGAGTTAAAAAAATATTCTCCTCGTTTAAAGCGCGTAACGTTACACAGAGAAACAAAATAA
- a CDS encoding YfiT family bacillithiol transferase — translation MNDLRYPIGQFQFPEVVTAQQVQKWIDDIRLLPRQLAEALSGASEQSLAKSYRENGWTVTQLVHHLADSHMNSFIRFKLALTEDTPTIKPYNEEDWAVLPDSDMPVATSYKLLESLHERWVYLLTSLTDKQIQRAFQHPDNGLMTLEKALALYAWHGKHHLAHIQNALAK, via the coding sequence ATGAACGATTTACGATATCCGATTGGACAATTTCAATTTCCAGAAGTAGTAACGGCACAGCAAGTACAGAAATGGATTGATGATATCCGTCTATTGCCAAGGCAATTAGCGGAGGCATTAAGTGGAGCAAGTGAACAATCATTAGCGAAATCCTACCGAGAGAATGGTTGGACTGTAACGCAACTGGTCCATCATCTGGCGGATAGTCACATGAATAGTTTTATTCGCTTTAAATTAGCTTTAACCGAAGATACACCGACTATTAAGCCATACAATGAAGAGGATTGGGCAGTGCTTCCGGATTCTGATATGCCTGTTGCCACTTCCTATAAGTTACTTGAAAGTCTACATGAACGTTGGGTTTATTTGCTGACAAGTTTAACGGATAAGCAAATACAACGGGCTTTTCAGCATCCAGACAACGGGCTAATGACGCTTGAAAAAGCACTCGCTCTGTATGCATGGCATGGAAAGCATCATCTTGCTCATATACAAAATGCTCTTGCAAAATAA
- a CDS encoding exosporium glycoprotein BclB-related protein, translated as MFLNNSMSNSGCGCSSRSGNMECQNFGPFLAIDAACIPPLQPVTEGSIIPFSSGVTPVVLTSLVTGLIATPSLIGFGTAVPGVTLVGETLDLSGVVTEAFTVPRAGNITGLSASFSTTLAVTLVGSTTVTATIYRAPAGSTVYTATTATVNLAPPFTGIIALGTTAFGSGSFAPVPVTAGDKLVMVYSITTAGVAVAQVLTGTASAGITIQ; from the coding sequence ATGTTCTTAAATAATTCTATGTCTAATAGTGGATGTGGTTGCTCATCTAGATCTGGTAATATGGAATGCCAAAATTTTGGCCCATTTTTAGCGATTGATGCTGCATGTATTCCACCACTACAACCAGTTACTGAAGGTTCCATTATCCCATTCTCTTCTGGGGTTACACCTGTTGTGTTAACTTCTTTAGTAACAGGTTTAATCGCTACACCATCCCTTATTGGATTCGGTACTGCAGTTCCTGGTGTTACGCTCGTTGGAGAAACACTTGATTTGTCTGGCGTAGTAACGGAAGCATTTACGGTACCACGCGCAGGTAATATTACAGGCCTTTCTGCATCATTCTCTACTACGCTTGCCGTTACTCTAGTTGGTAGTACTACAGTTACTGCTACAATCTATCGTGCACCTGCTGGAAGCACGGTTTATACAGCTACAACTGCTACTGTTAATTTAGCTCCGCCATTTACAGGCATTATAGCACTAGGTACTACAGCATTTGGTTCAGGCAGTTTTGCACCTGTTCCAGTGACTGCTGGTGACAAACTAGTTATGGTGTACTCTATTACTACAGCTGGTGTAGCTGTTGCTCAAGTACTTACTGGTACAGCAAGTGCTGGCATTACAATTCAATAA
- a CDS encoding FecCD family ABC transporter permease — translation MKKTNIVSFSILVASPFLIAIVALISVMYGTKDISSLTVWQALTAFDAGNIDHQIVRTSRIPRICAVLLVGAFLAVAGAVMQGITRNYLASPSLMGVNDGSAFVITLALVFFPGLPNYQMILLSMLGSAMGAGIVFGFGSLIRNGLSPVRLAIIGTVIGTFLSSIATAIAMYFQVSQTVSAWYNTKVHTVDNDMLMLSIPFGLIGLILALLSARAITITALGDDIALGLGQKTKAVKIVSMLAVVCLTGTAVALVGKIAFVGLVIPHITRFLVGVDYRFIIPCAAVIGAFFLALCDVLSRYVNYPYETPIGVLTALVGVPFFLYLVRKHGGEKHA, via the coding sequence TTGAAAAAAACAAACATAGTATCATTTTCTATATTAGTAGCTTCACCTTTCTTAATTGCAATTGTGGCTTTAATTTCTGTCATGTACGGTACAAAGGATATTAGCAGCTTAACCGTATGGCAAGCACTTACGGCATTTGATGCTGGAAATATTGATCATCAAATTGTTAGGACTAGTCGTATTCCTAGAATTTGCGCCGTATTACTAGTAGGTGCGTTTTTGGCAGTAGCCGGGGCGGTTATGCAAGGTATTACTCGAAATTATTTAGCATCACCATCATTGATGGGCGTTAATGATGGCTCCGCATTTGTCATTACATTGGCGCTTGTATTTTTTCCAGGACTTCCAAATTACCAAATGATTTTACTATCTATGCTCGGCTCTGCTATGGGAGCAGGCATCGTTTTCGGGTTTGGCTCTCTAATACGGAATGGGCTTTCCCCAGTTCGGTTAGCAATTATTGGAACAGTAATAGGGACATTTTTGAGTAGTATAGCGACAGCAATAGCAATGTATTTCCAAGTGTCGCAAACGGTTAGTGCTTGGTATAACACTAAGGTACATACAGTAGACAATGATATGCTCATGCTTTCAATACCTTTCGGATTAATAGGCCTTATTCTTGCATTATTATCGGCAAGAGCTATTACTATCACCGCATTAGGCGACGATATTGCCTTAGGTCTTGGTCAAAAAACAAAAGCAGTAAAAATTGTTAGTATGCTTGCAGTTGTATGTTTAACAGGTACAGCGGTGGCACTTGTCGGAAAAATAGCTTTTGTTGGGCTTGTTATTCCACATATTACACGTTTCCTTGTTGGTGTTGATTATCGCTTTATTATTCCATGTGCAGCGGTAATAGGAGCATTTTTCTTAGCACTGTGCGATGTGCTCAGTCGTTATGTAAATTATCCATACGAAACGCCAATTGGTGTATTAACAGCGCTAGTCGGTGTACCATTCTTCTTATACTTAGTTCGTAAGCACGGAGGTGAAAAGCATGCATAA
- a CDS encoding AraC family transcriptional regulator — MEININQMIDYYAQATVNFVDIFTNKMEPDRKDIGRTTAPGKCGLVFPLAGSASFSFNGTPYIMEPGMVVHAGPQMPIEIHTIGDKVWEYAVVHYHVPADEAAINPLATQHFLINTGENSKIINLVQQLIESYAMPGSMATFKSKSIFMNLVETILISAKMKVLDTANEMMEQVIQYIHEHYSKPLSVSKIAQEFGLERRRFAYLFEQHTGMNPSSYLTEYRMRRAKDLLRYCDSTVTEIAECVGYVDSFYFSRVFKKCTGMSPSAYRKIMMEEA; from the coding sequence ATGGAAATAAATATAAATCAAATGATTGATTATTATGCACAGGCAACTGTAAATTTTGTTGATATTTTTACGAATAAAATGGAACCAGATCGAAAGGATATCGGGCGTACAACAGCGCCAGGAAAATGTGGTTTAGTCTTTCCACTGGCAGGCAGTGCGTCTTTTAGCTTTAATGGTACTCCTTATATCATGGAGCCTGGAATGGTTGTTCATGCGGGGCCACAAATGCCAATAGAGATACATACGATTGGTGATAAAGTGTGGGAGTATGCGGTAGTCCATTATCATGTACCTGCAGACGAGGCGGCTATTAATCCATTAGCAACACAGCATTTCTTAATCAATACAGGTGAAAACTCAAAAATTATTAATCTTGTACAACAGCTAATAGAAAGTTATGCAATGCCAGGAAGTATGGCAACATTTAAATCAAAGTCGATATTTATGAATTTAGTGGAAACGATTTTAATTTCGGCAAAAATGAAGGTTCTTGATACAGCAAATGAAATGATGGAGCAGGTAATACAATACATTCACGAGCATTATTCGAAACCATTATCAGTGTCTAAAATTGCACAGGAATTCGGTTTGGAGCGTCGAAGATTTGCATATCTTTTTGAACAGCACACAGGTATGAATCCTAGTAGCTATTTAACAGAATATCGCATGCGACGGGCAAAGGACTTGCTACGATATTGCGATTCTACAGTAACTGAAATTGCAGAATGTGTAGGCTATGTTGATAGCTTTTACTTTAGCAGGGTATTTAAAAAATGCACCGGAATGTCTCCATCAGCATATCGAAAAATAATGATGGAAGAAGCTTAG
- a CDS encoding ABC transporter substrate-binding protein, translating to MNKYIKMCAPALLALSLAACGTDKEESTPVKNEAAETSTTETQTEQAKTQSITYLGETYELPAKVENIVAASLESMEDAAMLGIKPVGVLDIGGKIPSYLTKELEGATLVGNKMEPNAEAILALDPDVIIGTSKFPEETAEKLNKIQTMIPYSHISTNWKENLTLLAQLTDKEDDAKKIIADYEAKVADAQVKSKEQLADKEVLIIRLRGGVMYIYPAGVYLNPVLYEDLGAPVPEILNATKAQAELSLETLAEIDPDSIFLQFEESENTDAPKALEDLQKNPIFASLKAAKNEQIFVNAIDPLAQGGTAWSKVKFLDVAAEKLLK from the coding sequence GTGAATAAATATATCAAAATGTGTGCACCTGCACTTTTAGCACTATCCCTTGCGGCGTGTGGTACTGATAAAGAGGAGTCCACACCTGTCAAAAACGAAGCAGCAGAAACAAGTACAACTGAAACACAAACAGAACAAGCAAAAACACAAAGCATTACATATTTAGGTGAAACGTATGAACTGCCTGCAAAGGTGGAAAACATTGTAGCTGCAAGCTTAGAATCAATGGAAGATGCTGCAATGCTTGGTATCAAGCCAGTTGGTGTACTTGATATTGGTGGCAAAATTCCATCATATCTTACAAAGGAATTAGAGGGTGCAACACTAGTAGGAAATAAAATGGAGCCGAATGCGGAGGCAATTTTAGCACTTGACCCCGATGTTATTATCGGTACTTCAAAATTCCCTGAGGAAACGGCTGAAAAATTAAATAAAATTCAAACAATGATTCCTTACTCTCATATTTCAACAAATTGGAAAGAAAACTTAACACTTCTTGCACAGCTTACTGACAAAGAAGATGATGCTAAAAAAATTATTGCAGATTATGAAGCCAAAGTAGCGGACGCTCAGGTTAAATCAAAAGAGCAACTAGCGGACAAGGAAGTATTAATTATTCGCTTACGTGGCGGCGTAATGTATATTTATCCTGCAGGCGTTTACTTAAATCCTGTGCTGTATGAAGATTTAGGTGCTCCAGTACCTGAAATTTTAAACGCGACAAAAGCGCAAGCAGAGCTTTCACTTGAAACGTTAGCCGAGATCGACCCAGACTCGATTTTCCTACAATTTGAGGAATCTGAAAATACGGATGCTCCGAAAGCATTAGAAGATTTACAAAAGAATCCGATTTTTGCAAGCTTAAAGGCAGCTAAAAATGAACAGATTTTCGTCAATGCAATTGATCCACTTGCTCAAGGTGGTACTGCTTGGTCTAAGGTTAAATTCCTAGATGTTGCAGCGGAAAAATTACTTAAATAG
- a CDS encoding GNAT family N-acetyltransferase: MGIILANSKDAQVVHKLMLQAFKEYEHAMPPSSALSETVESIEQALNNGEQAFISYMEDQPVAMVRFTLNNKGIYFFRLSVVPEKQGQGLAKALIVELENYARAQGKTISECKVRMNVPRNIELYRSLGYVITKETIGENRNGFSLPIVTMEKKL; this comes from the coding sequence ATGGGAATTATTTTGGCAAATAGTAAGGATGCACAAGTAGTGCATAAATTAATGCTTCAGGCTTTTAAAGAATATGAACATGCAATGCCACCATCCAGTGCATTAAGTGAAACGGTAGAATCAATTGAACAGGCGCTCAATAATGGCGAGCAAGCGTTTATTAGTTATATGGAAGATCAACCTGTAGCAATGGTTCGATTTACGTTGAATAATAAAGGCATTTATTTCTTTCGGTTATCTGTAGTTCCAGAAAAGCAAGGGCAAGGTTTGGCAAAAGCATTAATAGTTGAACTTGAAAATTATGCACGTGCACAAGGGAAAACGATTAGTGAATGTAAAGTCCGTATGAATGTACCACGTAATATTGAGTTATACCGCTCGTTAGGATATGTTATCACTAAAGAAACGATAGGAGAAAATCGTAATGGTTTTTCTCTTCCGATTGTAACAATGGAAAAGAAACTTTAG
- a CDS encoding alpha/beta hydrolase, translating into MTVEQAINVSDFISYEMNSKFTDYTYTINIYVPQGEIPQGGFPVLYVLDGSSYFNLVKEAIRLQSRNAPKTGIVPAIVVGVGHGADMHERRFYDFTAPAETYSYPARFKGNGYDKHGGAVSFSRFLQEELKPQIQQQFHVNEQHQTLFGHSLAGYFVLWQLLNEKQSFQRYIAISPSIWWNEHELFHKASVFMEEHKQVNEQLFIGVGELETFMVDDGRQMANELMQVMSIEFYEALNENHASVVPTVMSRAIRFVNKY; encoded by the coding sequence ATGACTGTAGAACAAGCAATTAACGTATCAGATTTTATTTCTTATGAAATGAATTCGAAGTTTACTGATTATACGTATACAATAAACATCTATGTACCTCAAGGGGAAATACCTCAAGGCGGCTTTCCAGTTTTATATGTATTAGACGGATCGTCATACTTCAATTTGGTGAAGGAAGCAATTCGCCTGCAAAGTCGTAATGCGCCCAAAACAGGCATCGTACCTGCTATTGTCGTCGGTGTAGGACATGGGGCTGATATGCATGAACGACGTTTTTATGATTTTACAGCACCAGCCGAAACGTATAGCTATCCTGCAAGATTTAAAGGAAATGGATATGATAAGCATGGAGGTGCAGTGAGTTTTAGTCGCTTTTTACAGGAGGAATTAAAGCCACAAATTCAGCAACAATTCCATGTAAATGAACAGCATCAAACTTTATTTGGGCACTCTTTAGCAGGCTATTTTGTGTTGTGGCAATTATTGAATGAAAAACAAAGTTTCCAACGTTATATAGCTATTAGTCCTTCCATCTGGTGGAATGAACATGAATTGTTCCATAAGGCAAGTGTATTTATGGAAGAGCACAAGCAAGTGAACGAACAATTATTTATCGGTGTAGGGGAACTTGAAACATTTATGGTAGATGACGGACGACAAATGGCCAATGAGCTAATGCAAGTAATGAGTATTGAATTTTATGAAGCATTGAATGAAAATCATGCGTCTGTCGTACCCACTGTAATGAGTAGAGCAATACGTTTTGTGAATAAATATTAA
- a CDS encoding ABC transporter ATP-binding protein, producing MENLSSGYEHVRVFEGLNLTIEEGKVTTIIGPNGCGKSTLLKTIGRILKKQQGTVYLQEQNMQNLSTKEIAKKLAILSQTPIAPGQLKVEELIAYGRYPHRNNVNRLTKKDEEMIEWALTVTNTLEYRNRELAQLSGGQRQRVWLAMALAQETSILLLDEPTTYLDMAHQLEVLDIVKNLNEQHSCTIVMVLHDINHAARYSDHLIAMRQGVIVETGTPQEILCADVMRKVFNITARIMEDPATNTPVCYGYDVLKEEDK from the coding sequence ATGGAAAATCTGTCTTCAGGTTATGAGCATGTTCGTGTATTTGAAGGATTGAACTTAACGATAGAAGAGGGAAAAGTGACAACTATTATCGGTCCTAATGGTTGTGGAAAATCTACCTTATTAAAAACAATAGGACGTATTTTAAAGAAACAACAGGGAACGGTTTATTTACAGGAACAAAATATGCAAAATTTGTCGACGAAAGAAATTGCGAAAAAGTTAGCAATCCTATCACAGACACCAATTGCACCAGGACAGTTGAAGGTAGAGGAGCTAATTGCATACGGTCGTTATCCACATCGTAATAATGTCAATCGCTTAACGAAAAAAGATGAAGAAATGATTGAATGGGCCTTAACGGTCACAAATACATTGGAGTATCGCAACCGAGAGCTTGCACAACTTTCTGGAGGTCAACGCCAACGTGTTTGGCTAGCAATGGCATTAGCACAAGAAACGAGCATTTTGCTGTTAGACGAGCCAACGACTTATTTAGATATGGCGCATCAGTTAGAGGTTTTAGATATCGTAAAAAATTTAAATGAACAACACAGCTGTACGATTGTTATGGTTTTGCATGATATTAACCATGCAGCAAGATATTCTGATCATTTAATCGCTATGCGTCAAGGTGTTATTGTGGAAACGGGAACACCACAGGAAATTTTATGTGCGGACGTCATGCGGAAAGTGTTCAATATTACGGCAAGAATTATGGAAGACCCAGCAACAAACACTCCTGTATGTTATGGCTATGATGTTTTAAAGGAGGAAGATAAATGA
- a CDS encoding isoprenylcysteine carboxyl methyltransferase family protein: MLFYIILILVILQRLAEVLIAKRHEKWMFAKGAYEVGASHYPYMVAMHVSFFLFLIVEVVSNKNGPSSLFPLFFLLFLMVQALRIWCIRSLGPFWNTKILILPGAKVVRKGPYTFMRHPNYAVVSLEILLLPIMFQAYFTAFCFTLLNITMLSVRIPIEEKALRDATNYNHVFKKDLPQK, translated from the coding sequence ATGCTTTTTTACATTATTTTAATTCTTGTTATTCTACAAAGATTAGCAGAGGTTTTAATAGCAAAACGTCATGAAAAATGGATGTTTGCAAAAGGAGCCTATGAAGTCGGCGCTTCACATTATCCCTATATGGTTGCTATGCATGTTAGCTTTTTTCTATTTTTAATTGTTGAAGTAGTTTCAAATAAAAATGGTCCATCGTCCTTATTCCCGTTATTTTTCTTATTATTCCTTATGGTGCAAGCTTTGCGTATTTGGTGTATCCGTTCATTAGGACCATTTTGGAATACGAAAATACTGATTTTACCTGGCGCAAAAGTTGTACGTAAAGGCCCTTATACATTTATGCGACACCCGAATTATGCCGTTGTTAGCTTGGAGATTCTTCTACTACCAATTATGTTCCAAGCTTATTTCACAGCATTTTGCTTTACGCTCTTAAACATTACAATGCTTTCAGTACGGATTCCTATTGAGGAAAAAGCATTACGTGATGCGACAAACTATAATCATGTATTTAAAAAGGATCTACCACAAAAATAA
- a CDS encoding type III polyketide synthase — translation MSKIISISTYQPPYTLQQANAEALTKELFYEKIPKLERYLKVFDNGGIDTRHFCVPAEWHRSEHTFEERNNLYIELATQYSVEVIQACLQNESFLEAPISPKDIDAIIFVSSTGISTPSIDARIMNQLPFSDRLKRIPLWGLGCAGGAAGVSRAYDYCKAHPQEKVLVVCVELCSLTFQQNDLSKSNLIGASLFADGAACILVCGDDVAIPTKKPIPSIVSTGSKWMPDSENVMGWNIKNNGLHVVFQKSIPSIITNWLGPFIEQFLVEQQLYSEQLDHFIAHPGGKKVLKAYEDTLYLAEQKTDISREILRQHGNMSSPTVLYVLEQFMLNEGQIDDIGLLVALGPGFCAEAVLLKWRE, via the coding sequence TTGTCAAAAATTATTTCTATCAGCACATATCAACCACCTTACACATTGCAACAGGCGAACGCAGAGGCGTTAACAAAGGAGCTCTTTTATGAAAAAATTCCAAAGTTAGAGCGTTATTTAAAAGTATTTGATAATGGTGGCATCGATACTCGTCATTTCTGTGTACCCGCTGAGTGGCACCGTAGTGAGCATACTTTCGAAGAACGTAACAATCTGTATATAGAGCTAGCAACACAATATAGCGTTGAAGTCATTCAAGCCTGTTTACAAAATGAATCTTTTTTAGAAGCACCTATTTCCCCTAAAGATATTGATGCTATTATTTTCGTGAGTAGTACGGGCATATCTACACCAAGCATAGATGCTCGTATCATGAATCAACTGCCTTTTTCCGATAGGTTAAAGCGCATACCATTGTGGGGGTTAGGCTGTGCAGGGGGAGCTGCTGGAGTTAGTCGTGCTTATGATTATTGCAAAGCGCATCCTCAAGAAAAGGTACTTGTTGTATGTGTCGAACTTTGTAGCCTAACTTTTCAGCAAAACGATCTTTCTAAAAGTAATTTAATTGGCGCCTCCCTATTCGCTGACGGCGCTGCCTGCATACTCGTTTGTGGAGACGATGTTGCAATTCCAACAAAAAAACCAATTCCTTCAATTGTTTCAACTGGTTCTAAGTGGATGCCCGATTCAGAAAATGTAATGGGCTGGAATATAAAAAACAATGGCCTTCATGTCGTTTTCCAAAAAAGTATTCCATCCATTATTACAAATTGGCTTGGTCCTTTCATTGAACAATTTTTAGTTGAACAACAACTTTACAGTGAGCAGCTTGATCATTTTATTGCACATCCAGGGGGAAAAAAAGTGTTAAAAGCGTATGAGGATACGTTATATCTTGCTGAACAAAAAACCGACATTTCTCGGGAAATATTACGTCAACACGGTAATATGTCTTCTCCTACTGTTTTGTATGTACTAGAGCAGTTTATGTTAAACGAAGGGCAAATAGATGATATTGGGTTGCTAGTCGCCCTCGGTCCAGGCTTCTGTGCAGAGGCTGTATTACTTAAATGGAGGGAGTAA
- a CDS encoding GTP-binding protein yields MTTKKIPVTVLSGYLGSGKTTMMNHVLQNEKNIRVAVIVNDMSEINIDAELIASGSGISRTEEKFVELSNGCICCTLREDLLQEVKRLAELGNIDYILIESTGISEPIPVAQTFSYLDEELGIDLTKFCQLDTMVTVVDAHRFWHDFQSGESLLERKEAVGELDERDVADLLIDQIEFCDVLVLNKCDLVTEDELERLERILRALQPEATLIRTINGVIEPSAILNTGRFDFERVSESAGWLKELELGHENHTPETEEYGIASFTYKRKMPFHPMRFVEWCDNMPQSIVRAKGIIWSAKHQEVALLLSQAGSSAKIEPVSYWVAALPTAQQKDVFLQSPEVLEDWDEEFGDRMTQLVIIGIDLDKEAITKELDACLLTTDEFTEPWGKLEDPFHWEWS; encoded by the coding sequence ATGACGACAAAGAAAATCCCAGTGACAGTTTTAAGTGGTTATTTAGGTTCAGGTAAAACAACGATGATGAATCATGTCCTACAAAATGAGAAAAATATACGGGTGGCTGTTATTGTCAATGATATGAGTGAAATTAATATTGATGCAGAACTTATTGCAAGTGGAAGTGGTATTTCTCGAACGGAGGAAAAATTCGTAGAGCTTTCCAATGGTTGTATATGTTGCACGTTACGTGAGGATTTATTACAAGAGGTTAAACGCCTCGCGGAGCTTGGAAATATAGATTATATTTTAATTGAGTCGACGGGTATTAGTGAACCTATTCCAGTGGCGCAAACGTTCAGTTATTTGGATGAGGAGCTTGGAATTGATTTAACAAAGTTTTGTCAACTCGATACGATGGTGACTGTAGTCGATGCACACCGTTTTTGGCATGATTTTCAGTCAGGCGAAAGCTTGTTAGAGCGTAAGGAAGCTGTTGGTGAATTAGATGAACGAGATGTGGCAGATTTATTGATTGACCAAATTGAATTTTGTGATGTTTTAGTATTGAACAAGTGTGACCTCGTAACAGAAGACGAACTTGAACGATTAGAACGTATTTTGCGTGCATTACAACCTGAGGCAACGCTAATACGTACAATTAATGGTGTAATCGAGCCAAGTGCAATTTTAAATACAGGACGTTTTGATTTTGAGCGAGTATCAGAATCTGCTGGCTGGTTAAAAGAGTTAGAACTTGGGCATGAAAATCATACACCGGAGACAGAGGAGTATGGCATTGCTTCATTCACGTATAAGCGTAAAATGCCTTTCCATCCGATGCGTTTTGTTGAGTGGTGTGATAATATGCCTCAATCCATTGTGCGTGCAAAGGGTATTATTTGGAGCGCAAAACATCAGGAAGTAGCGTTGTTATTGTCACAGGCAGGTTCCTCTGCAAAAATTGAACCTGTTTCCTATTGGGTAGCGGCATTACCAACAGCGCAGCAAAAGGATGTTTTTTTACAAAGCCCAGAGGTTTTGGAGGATTGGGATGAGGAATTTGGTGACCGTATGACACAGCTAGTCATTATAGGCATCGATTTAGACAAAGAAGCAATAACAAAGGAACTAGATGCATGCTTATTGACGACTGATGAATTTACAGAGCCGTGGGGCAAGCTAGAGGATCCCTTTCATTGGGAGTGGAGTTAA
- a CDS encoding FecCD family ABC transporter permease — protein sequence MHKKTSRAVITTVAILLLFILGASYLHITNGVFDMSVLDVLKTLLRIEPNPKYDLVIFEFRLPRIVIAALVGVGLGMAGVVLQGITRNGLADPGILGINAGAGAAVVIFMFFFQFRLVTADISSWLSILIMPIFGFVGGTMAAALIFSFAMKNGHLDMQRLILTGIAINSGFGALSLFLSLKMNAQDYESAAVWMAGSIYNANWIFVVSMLPWLLLLGFYVYRKSYLLDYFQLEEDSITSLGIALEKEKIKLLLASVGLVSACVSVSGSIGFIGLMAPHIAKQLVGIQHRYVMPVSALIGACLLVFADFIGKTVFAPSELAVGIVVSIIGIPYFLYLLVKSKA from the coding sequence ATGCATAAAAAAACTTCCCGTGCAGTCATTACGACTGTCGCTATCCTTCTATTATTTATATTAGGGGCAAGCTATCTCCATATTACGAATGGCGTTTTTGATATGTCAGTATTAGATGTACTAAAAACACTTTTACGTATTGAGCCAAACCCGAAATATGATCTTGTTATTTTTGAATTTCGTTTACCTCGAATTGTAATAGCAGCACTTGTTGGTGTGGGGCTAGGCATGGCAGGGGTTGTGCTGCAGGGCATTACACGAAATGGCTTAGCAGACCCAGGAATTTTAGGTATTAATGCTGGAGCGGGTGCAGCAGTAGTTATTTTTATGTTTTTCTTTCAATTCCGTCTTGTAACAGCGGATATTAGTAGCTGGTTATCTATTTTAATCATGCCGATATTCGGTTTTGTGGGCGGTACGATGGCCGCAGCTTTAATTTTTTCGTTTGCCATGAAAAATGGCCACCTAGATATGCAGCGACTGATCTTAACAGGGATTGCTATTAATAGTGGATTTGGTGCATTATCGCTGTTTCTATCGTTGAAAATGAATGCGCAAGATTATGAATCGGCAGCAGTTTGGATGGCTGGTTCTATTTATAATGCCAATTGGATTTTTGTCGTGTCGATGTTGCCATGGCTCCTATTGCTAGGTTTTTATGTATATCGTAAATCGTATTTACTCGATTATTTTCAATTGGAAGAAGACAGTATTACAAGCTTAGGCATAGCGCTAGAAAAAGAGAAAATTAAATTATTATTGGCGAGTGTAGGCTTAGTGAGCGCCTGTGTATCCGTCTCCGGAAGTATTGGTTTTATTGGATTAATGGCGCCACATATTGCTAAACAACTTGTCGGTATTCAACATCGTTATGTAATGCCGGTGAGTGCCCTAATAGGTGCATGCCTTCTTGTGTTTGCTGACTTTATTGGTAAAACTGTCTTTGCACCTTCAGAGCTAGCAGTTGGTATTGTTGTTTCAATTATTGGTATTCCGTACTTCTTGTATTTACTAGTGAAGTCAAAAGCATAG